A stretch of DNA from Bradyrhizobium algeriense:
CTACCTTCGTGCTGGATCCGGCGCTCGGCTTCAAGGAAAGCAACGCCCTGTATCAGCGTGAATTGCCGACCTGGATCGAGAGCGCGCAGGCGCTCGGCCTGGAGCCCGTCTAGCGCGAAAGCCGACCAGCGGGTAGGGTGGGTACGCTTACGCTAACCACCCTACGAAACCGCTTGGTGCTCGATCTTGAATGTGATGGCTGAGGACGACCCGACCGACGAGATTTCGCTCATCGAGGAGCGGCTTGAGGAGCTTGCCGAAGTCTCGGAGCGATGCCGAAAGATCATTCTGTTTTCCAAGGTGGCCATCGCCGGCGGCGCAGCCTTGCTGCTCGTCATGATGCTCGGCCTGTTCGGGTCCAGTCAGGTCGTTGCCCTCGGGTCGATCGCCGCGGTGCTGGGTGGAATCGTGTCGCTCGGATCGAATGTCAGCACGCTGCGGCAGACCAGCGACGCCATCAGCGCCGCCGAGGCGCTCCGTTCGGATCTGATCGGCAGGATCGATCTCCGGGTGGTCGGGGATAGCCCCATGAAACTGAGTTGACGTGCCTCGCAAAGGCAGTGCGTAGGGGGGCAAAGCGAAGCGTGCCCACCGCTTTTGCTGCCTCACAGAGATGGTGGGCACGGCGCATATGCGCCTTTGCCCCTACGAAGCCTCTTCACTTCATCCCGGTGCAACTCGCATAGAACGTCGTCGTCGCCGGCCAGTCCGAGAACATGCCGCGCACGCCGACCTGCTTTGCCAGCACGTCCAGCACCGTCAGCGTATCGCCGTCGCGATCGACCACTGATTTGATCGATTTGTGATAGAAGCCGCCGCCCTTGTGCAGCGGGCCGTCGCGTTCCAGCGACCAGCCGATCAGGTCGAGCCCGGCGGCCTTCGCGGCCTTGGCGTATTCGGAGGGGACGATCTCGCGCTTGTCGTTCAGCGTCAGCATGGTCCAGATCGGCGGGCCGAGGATCGCGACGCCTTGCGCCTTCAATTCCGCCATCGAGGGTTTCCAGGTGTCGGGCTTATTGGGATCGAGACCCTGCTTCTCGTAGCGGTCCTCGAGATACACCGCCTGCGCCCCGAACGCCGGCTCGGTCTTCACCCAATAGAGCACGTCGGCGAGATTAAAACTTTGCGCAAACACATCGCCCGGGGCAATGCCGGCTTTCTTGTAGGCGTCCAGCATTTGCGAAGCGTATTTCTCCTGGCTGTAATCGCCGTCGAACGGCATCGGCACTTCCGGCGCTTTCAATTCCGGCGTGAATTTGGCGCCCAGGCTCTTGATCAGCGCGATGCTCTCGTCATGCGTCATCAGCGTGCCGGAATTGGCGTAAAGATCCGTGCGCCAGCGCGGCGTGCCGTTCTGGTATTCCTCCGGCGTCTTCGCATCCGGATTGAAGCCGTCCATCTTCGCGGTGAGCCGACGGAACTCGGCGAGCGTGATGTCAGAGGTGCAGCACTTTGCCGAGGCCTTCTTGC
This window harbors:
- a CDS encoding glycerophosphodiester phosphodiesterase family protein, whose translation is MPARHRSALLAALWLLTAAVPALADDIMLPREPQIGPRPFYLVDKMKDGPLKQQLSQCTGPFRKTDFSIGHRGAALEFPEHTKESYVAAARMGAGIIECDVTFTKDRELVCRHSQCDLHTTTNILTVPELAAKCSQGFSPADPATGKKASAKCCTSDITLAEFRRLTAKMDGFNPDAKTPEEYQNGTPRWRTDLYANSGTLMTHDESIALIKSLGAKFTPELKAPEVPMPFDGDYSQEKYASQMLDAYKKAGIAPGDVFAQSFNLADVLYWVKTEPAFGAQAVYLEDRYEKQGLDPNKPDTWKPSMAELKAQGVAILGPPIWTMLTLNDKREIVPSEYAKAAKAAGLDLIGWSLERDGPLHKGGGFYHKSIKSVVDRDGDTLTVLDVLAKQVGVRGMFSDWPATTTFYASCTGMK